The genomic DNA GCGCCTGGACCGAGAGAGCGAGATTCGCAATCTGCTGTCCAGCATCGTTGTAGTAGAACTCACGAGTTACTTCCCAGCCAGTAGCTGCAAGCAACCTGCAGAGGGTGTCGCCGATGGCGGCGCCACGGCCATGTCCGATATGAAGCGGACCCGTGGGATTGGCGCTAACGAACTCAACCTGGACTTTCCGCCCCATGCCGGTGTTGCTGGAGCCGAAGGCGTCCGCTGCATCCTCTACGGCAACAAGGGTGCGCTGCCATGCCTCGTTCTTGATCCGGAAATTGATGAAGCCAGGCCCTGCCACTTCTACCGCAGCAAGAATATCCGATCCTTGTGAAAGCCGCGCTGCCAGTAGTTCGGCTATCACCCGCGGCGCCTTTCGCTCTCCCTTGGCCATCTGCATCGCCACATTCGTGGCGAAGTCGCCATGCTCTGGATTAGCCGGCTTCTCAATAACAACGGAAGGGGGCGTTCCGGAGACAAGAACACCCTCGGCAAACGCCGCCTCTATGGTTCTACGGATGAGATCGAGTAAGGTCTCTTTCATCGATCTCCCTCCCTATGCTGTTCGTCGGCCTTTTCTTCCGGCTGCGACGCGTCACGATATTTGATGGATATGTCACGGCTGTAGTCTGGGCAACGGGCGCCACCATCAGATACGCAGAACTTCTTGGCGCAGTTCTCGCGCCACGCGCAGATCGCGCAGAATTGTCGTTCGGTGCTGCTCACATTCACTCCTTATTGTTATAAACCGGCATACCAGGGGCAGTAATGTACGAGCCGGGAGAAGCTGAGGATGGGATTGATCAGAACCGGGATGCTGTAACATGCTCTCCGGCGAAACGTCCTGAGCATCTGGTCATTTTTTAGGAGATGTAACAGGCTGCCCTGTGCCGGGGCCAGTGTTTTCAGTCTTGGGGAACTGATACACAATCTCGTTGGGAAGGACCAGCCCGAAGTCGCGCCGCGCGATGCTCTCCAGATAACGCCGGTCGCTCTTCAGAGCCTCGATCTCCCGCTTCAGCCTGTCGTTTTCCACCCTGAGGGTCTCGGCCTGCTTTAGAATAACCTCTTTCTCAGCTTTCAAACGGTGGATATGGAGTATCCCCCGCTCTCCGAAAACAGTGAAAAAGAGAATAAAAAGAATGACAGCAGCGGCGATGAAAAACATGCGCTTGCGCATCGTGCCTCAACCTACTTCCTACCCAAGACCCCGGCGAAGTAATCGATGGTTTGCTTCAGTCCCGTCGCCACATCCACCTTCGGGCTCCAGCCGAGTTTCTCCCCTGCCAGCGAGATGTCGGGGCGGCGCTGCTTCGGATCATCAGCGGGAAGGGGATTGAAAATGATTTTGGATGAGGATCCGGTAAGGCCGATGATCCTCTGCGCGAATTCAAGGATAGTCGTCTCGGTCGGATTTCCCAGGTTCACAGGTCCGATAAAGTCTTCACACTCCATCATGCGGATCATCCCATCTACCAGATCGTCCACGTAACAGAAGGAACGTGTCTGGCTCCCTTCGCCGTAGACTGTCAGGTCCTCTCCCCGCAGTGCCTGGACGATGAAGTTGGAAACAACCCTCCCGTCGTTTTCCGCCATCCTCGGGCCGTAGGTATTGAAGATTCTTATGATCCGGACATCGACACCGTTCTGCCGGTGATAGTCCATCATAAGGGTCTCCGCCACGCGCTTCCCCTCGTCATAGCAGCTGCGTATGCCGATGGGGTTAACGTTCCCCCAGTATTCCTCCGTCTGCGGGTGTACCTGCGGATCTCCATATATTTCGGATGTGGATGCCTGTAGAATGCGGGCCCTGACCCGCTTGGCGAGGCCCAGCATGTTGATGGCACCCATCACGCTCGTCTTGATGGTCTTCACCGGATTGTACTGGTAGTGGATCGGTGATGCGGGACAAGCCAGGTTGTAGATGCGGTCCACTTCCAGCAGTATCGGCTGAGTGATGTCGTGGCGTATCAGTTCGAAACGCTCATTACCCATAAGACGGGCTATGTTACGCTTGTTTCCTGTAAAGAAGTTATCGAGACAGAGAACATCGTGCCCTTCCCCTACGAGTCGCTCGCAGAGATGTGACCCTATAAAGCCGGCACCGCCGGTGACGAGAATACGCATTGAGACCTCGCAGAATTATTTGAACGATTTACCGTTCCGGCCGATGGGGAAGTAGCGGAAGCCGGCTTCGCTCATCCGGTGCGGCTCGTACAGGTTTCTGCCGTCGAAAATCACCGGCTGGTTTAGCAGCGCCTTGATTCTATCGAAATTCGGATTCCGGTATTCGCTCCACTCCGTGATAATGGCAAGGGCGTCGGCACCTTCCAGGATTTCGTACTGGTTCTGGCTGTAGGCGATCCGGTCCCCGAAAATTTTCCGGGCCTCCTTGATAGCTTCCGGATCATGGGCACGAACGATAGCCCCCATCTCCAGCAACCGGTTGATTATGACCACCGATGGGGCCTCTCGCATGTCATCGGTACGCGGTTTGAACGACAGTCCCCACAGGGCAATGGACTTTCCAACCAGAGGTTTGTTTCCCTGCGGATTACCGAGCCATTTTTCAATTTTACCCGGGAGCACCAGCTTCTGACGTTCATTTGCCTCTTCCACCGCCTTGAGCAGGAGGAAGTCGTAATCCGATTCTTCCGACGTCTTCACGAGAGCCTTGACGTCCTTGGGAAAACAGGACCCGCCGTACCCCACCCCGGGAAACAGGAAGTCATAGCCGATACGTGAATCGGAACCGATCCCTTCGCGAACCGCCGCAACATCTGCCCCCATGCGTTCGCAGAGGTTTGCGATCTGATTCATGAAAGTGATCTTTGTGGCAAGCATCGCATTGGCGGCATACTTAGTCATCTCCGCGCTCCGGACATCCATTATGATGAGACGGTTCGTGCGGCGCATGAAGGGGGAGTAAAGCTCTTTCATTATTTCGGCAGTGCGGACATTGTCGGTACCTATTACAACCCGGTCCGGCTTCATGAAATCGTCAATGGCGGCTCCTTCCTTGAGAAACTCCGGATTGGAGACAACATCGAATTCCAGGGAGGTCCGGCGGGCATCGAGCTCCTCCTGGACGGCAGCCCGTACTTTGTCTGCAGTCCCGACAGGCACTGTGGACTTGTCGACTATGATCTTGAAGCACTCCATATGCTTACCGATTGCGCGGGCGACATCAAGGACATACTTCAGGTCTGCAGAACCGTCCTCTCCCGGAGGGGTGCCGACGGCTATGAAATTGAGGAGAGATGCCTTGACTGCCGAAGCGAGATCGGTGGTAAAGGTAAGTCGTCCCTCCTCGCTGTTTCTCAGCACCATCTCTTTGAGCCCGGGCTCGTAGATGGGAATGATGCCGTTTTTCAGGCCTTCTATCTTTTTTTCATCCACATCAACGCAGATTACGTCGTTGCCGCTTTCAGCAAAACAGGTTCCGGCCACGAGCCCGACGTAACCCGTACCAATAACGCATACCTTCATTCAGCCTCCTCATGGCGGGGTTTAGCAACGTTCTTGTATAACATACAAAGTCCTGTTCTTCTACCTTCTTTTCCCTATCCGTAACCTGCTAAGGGTGTGACTGACACGGGGATAAGCGCAGGATCTCCCTGCTCAGCGCCGCGAACTCTTCCAATGAAAGAGTCTCTCCACGCCTCCCGCCGTCGATGCCGCAATTGACAAGCCCGTTCTGCAAGACGGGGTCGGAAGAAAGGCCGGACCCTTTCAGGCAATTCCATAGCGTTTTACGACGCTGCGCGAAGGAGGTCTTTACGAGTCTGCGAAAGAATAGTTCCTCCCCCACGGGAAACCGGGGCGCGCTCAGGGTATCGAAGCGGAGCACGATGGAATCAACTTTCGGGACGGGATGGAAGGCGCCGGGACGCACCAGGAACTCGCGCCGTATGTCGAAGTGCAGCCCGCACAGAATCGTGAGAATTCCGTACTCCTTGCAGTCAGGAGGAGCCAGAAGCCGCTCTCCCACCTCTTTCTGCAGCATAAGGACAAGACGGGAAAAGAGGGAGTGTTGGTCGAGAAACCTGAACAGCACCTGTGAAGAGATGTTGTAGGGGAGGTTCGCCGCCACCTTGCATGGCAGGGCTGCGCCCGCCAGCAGCCGGGGGAGGTCGGCCTTGAGGATGTCCTGCTCCACAATGGTTACGTTGGATGCAACGGCGAATTCCTTTTGCAGCAGCGGGACCAACTGCCGGTCAACCTCCACCGCCACGAGGTGTGCGGCTTTTTGCGCGAGCAGCCTCGTCAATGCCCCCCGCCCCGGCCCGACCTCGAGAACGCTCTCCCCCGGCTCGATGCCTAGGGAATCTACTATGCGGGAAAGAATACCGTGATCGGTAAGGAAGTTCTGACCGAAGCATTTTTTAGGACGGGGAACTGCCATATCAAACGCCCCTGATGTCAAGGCGCTCAGAGATCGCGTCGAGAGGCCACACAGGCAGCGCATCCAGCTCGAACCCGCTCGTGACTCCGTTCACAAGGTAGTAGTCGCCGGCGACCCCCAGCATAGCTGCGTTGTCGGCACAAAGAGATGGGGACGGTATGTGCAGTTCCACTCCCATTCGAGATGAAAGGGAGTTCATTTCGCTCCTAAGCCGACTGTTGCAAGCTACCCCTCCCGCCACCACTAGCCGGCGGAGCCCCGTCGACTCGAGGGCTGCAGCGGTCTTGCAAACAAGAACGTCGCATACTGCCGCCTGAAATGAAGCGCACAGATTTTCCAGCGCAGTTCCCTCACGGTCATCCGGATGTTTCTGGAGCCTGTTCAGCACCGCGGTCTTCAGCCCGCTGAAACTGAAGTTGAACCCGCCGTCGTGCAGGAGTGGACGGGGAAGCGGAACAGCCGCGGGGTCCCCCTTTGCAGCGAGCCGGTCTATCGCCACTCCGCCGGGATAGGGAAGACCAACCAGCTTCGCCACTTTGTCGAAGGCTTCGCCTGCCGCATCGTCGAGGGTTTGACCGAGGGTCC from Geobacter sp. DSM 9736 includes the following:
- a CDS encoding septum formation initiator family protein → MRKRMFFIAAAVILFILFFTVFGERGILHIHRLKAEKEVILKQAETLRVENDRLKREIEALKSDRRYLESIARRDFGLVLPNEIVYQFPKTENTGPGTGQPVTSPKK
- a CDS encoding UDP-glucuronic acid decarboxylase family protein, with amino-acid sequence MRILVTGGAGFIGSHLCERLVGEGHDVLCLDNFFTGNKRNIARLMGNERFELIRHDITQPILLEVDRIYNLACPASPIHYQYNPVKTIKTSVMGAINMLGLAKRVRARILQASTSEIYGDPQVHPQTEEYWGNVNPIGIRSCYDEGKRVAETLMMDYHRQNGVDVRIIRIFNTYGPRMAENDGRVVSNFIVQALRGEDLTVYGEGSQTRSFCYVDDLVDGMIRMMECEDFIGPVNLGNPTETTILEFAQRIIGLTGSSSKIIFNPLPADDPKQRRPDISLAGEKLGWSPKVDVATGLKQTIDYFAGVLGRK
- a CDS encoding UDP-glucose/GDP-mannose dehydrogenase family protein, with the translated sequence MKVCVIGTGYVGLVAGTCFAESGNDVICVDVDEKKIEGLKNGIIPIYEPGLKEMVLRNSEEGRLTFTTDLASAVKASLLNFIAVGTPPGEDGSADLKYVLDVARAIGKHMECFKIIVDKSTVPVGTADKVRAAVQEELDARRTSLEFDVVSNPEFLKEGAAIDDFMKPDRVVIGTDNVRTAEIMKELYSPFMRRTNRLIIMDVRSAEMTKYAANAMLATKITFMNQIANLCERMGADVAAVREGIGSDSRIGYDFLFPGVGYGGSCFPKDVKALVKTSEESDYDFLLLKAVEEANERQKLVLPGKIEKWLGNPQGNKPLVGKSIALWGLSFKPRTDDMREAPSVVIINRLLEMGAIVRAHDPEAIKEARKIFGDRIAYSQNQYEILEGADALAIITEWSEYRNPNFDRIKALLNQPVIFDGRNLYEPHRMSEAGFRYFPIGRNGKSFK
- the rsmA gene encoding 16S rRNA (adenine(1518)-N(6)/adenine(1519)-N(6))-dimethyltransferase RsmA: MAVPRPKKCFGQNFLTDHGILSRIVDSLGIEPGESVLEVGPGRGALTRLLAQKAAHLVAVEVDRQLVPLLQKEFAVASNVTIVEQDILKADLPRLLAGAALPCKVAANLPYNISSQVLFRFLDQHSLFSRLVLMLQKEVGERLLAPPDCKEYGILTILCGLHFDIRREFLVRPGAFHPVPKVDSIVLRFDTLSAPRFPVGEELFFRRLVKTSFAQRRKTLWNCLKGSGLSSDPVLQNGLVNCGIDGGRRGETLSLEEFAALSREILRLSPCQSHP
- the tsaD gene encoding tRNA (adenosine(37)-N6)-threonylcarbamoyltransferase complex transferase subunit TsaD is translated as MLLLTIETSCDETAAAIVRDGRTVLSSVVSTQIATHAEYGGVVPEIASRKHLETISLVVQETLKSAGMEFTDIEGVAVTQGPGLAGALLVGIATAKAIAWACRVPLVGVNHIESHLLAPFLEGPVEFPFLALAVSGGHTHLYQVDGIGRYRTLGQTLDDAAGEAFDKVAKLVGLPYPGGVAIDRLAAKGDPAAVPLPRPLLHDGGFNFSFSGLKTAVLNRLQKHPDDREGTALENLCASFQAAVCDVLVCKTAAALESTGLRRLVVAGGVACNSRLRSEMNSLSSRMGVELHIPSPSLCADNAAMLGVAGDYYLVNGVTSGFELDALPVWPLDAISERLDIRGV